TTCTTAGGCACATGTATGGAGACCTTCTGCATTGACTCTGAGCTGCAGGGCCCTTTGGAAAGTGCcctgaaagcagcattttggaGATGGCAGCTATTATCTgcaagggaggaagggaagccGGGGGCAGACCCTCACGTGTCCTTGCAAGGAGGCTCTTTGTCAACACGTCCTTTCGCTATTgacaggcaggagctggagaggctctgcatttttgtctttataGCCTTGGTCTGCTGAGGTGGGTGGAGGGGGACGCATCTCTAACAGttggctctgtgctgctctctTCCTGCATGATTGTATGTGAAGATTCAGCTCTGGGTGGCAGGAGCAGCTATTCTAATAGCTGTGCCATGGGGTCCTGCTGTAAAACTATTGAGACTCATCCGTTCTAGCAGGGTTGTAGGTGAAGGACATGCTGGGGTAGGCTTGTTTCCCCCCAGTGTTGATTtgaagctggcagcagcaggtagCCATCTTGCCGATGGCTGTTTAACCATTTCAGCATCCTCCCTCTTGCAAACTGGTGATTACCCCTCAACAGCCACAGTCAGCAAGGAAGAGCCTGTCATCGAGGGAGCTCTATTTTTGCCAAACAGGCTGTTTCTTCCTGTGTTGGTAGCCTACAGGCAGAGACCACGAGTGAAGCCTGAAGATAAACCATTAGGCTTAGCTGTGTCCACAGTCCTGTCCTCCCAGTCAAACTCTTCTTAGCTCATCCTCACCATCTGCTACTTGGGCATATGCTAACCACTGACTTACTGTATCCTGCAACTTCCTCTGGCTTCTGTGCAAGATCCAAACAGATACAGAGCGTTGGAAGCTGCTTCATCTTTCCCTGTGGGGGTGGATTAGCACAATTAAAATGAACATCATGCCTAAATTGAACTGCTTAATTGGTATGTTTACCCCTGAAGACTCAGGAATATTTAGTCAAAGAAGTTGACAAGGTTTTTGCAGATTTTGGAGGGGAAGGATGGTGATGGGGGACACTGGGTTAACCTTAAAGATGCTGTGAGCTACTTTTCTCTTGGAACTGCTaattctgctctgctctctcttTCCCGGACGTTTTGGGCCAAAGATGACACTCGAGCCCTCTGTGGATGGGCTTTGCATTTGGCTTACCAGGAATGGGCGTGAGATGTGCATGCATGCGTGTGTTGGGAACCTGGGTCTTCCTTCAGCATCCCAGGAAAACCCATGCAGGCTGCATGGGTAGAAGTTGTGCCTGCGAGTTTTTATCTTGGACCACAGGCCCTGTGGGGGGAGGCCAAATCTCCCAAGAGACGGAGGGTCTCTTTACTTCCCCGAACTGTGTCCCCACTCCATTGCAGGTGACAGTTGTACCTTTGCTGTGTCGTGACACAGCCAAGATACTGGTCCCAGTCCTGATACGCTGGTGGTGCTTCCGCGGTGCACAGGCAGCAATGGAGTGTGATTTGTTACAACGTGCTCAGCACACGTGGCTCGGTGTTGTTTCCCCCTCTTGTCATGCAGCGCTGCATGATGCAAATGGACCCAGCGGAGTGGCAGATGGGTTGTGCGGGAGCTGAGTCATCACACTGTactgagcagcaggcagctcctggtttgggggctggagagggagcaggaaaaaTGATTTCCTCTtgaattattttcctcctctctgagTTACTTCAGTACCTGTGACTCTTTAAGTTGTCAGAAGCTCTCTGCCTGTGTTACCCTGCTCCCTCGGTGTAACTCAGCCATGCTGCTGGCCTGATCCCACCTGGGGCCACGCCATAGGACGTGGCGGCTGTCAGCCATCTGGCAGTGACCGAGATGAGGTGGATGGAGGGACCTTGGCCACCTCCCAGGAAGATCTGAGGAGTCCCGAGGCTGTGTAAAACTTACAGTGGTTTCTCTGTGGATGCTGTTATGTTCTTTCTGTGTCAGGATGCCTCTGTATGGCAGCTCTTTCCCAATCTCTTGCTAAGTTAGGAAAAGAAGTGGCCCTTGTACTGTGCATCCAAGCAGGGGGAGAAGCCAGTCCCATTGCTGTGAAGGTCTTAAAAGTGAGCGAGTGGGGTCTGATCTTGGTAGACTCTTCCCTTGCACAGCAGTGCTTGGAATGAGAGGGAGAGGAGCTAGCGCGTTCGAATAGAGCTATGAATTCTTGTGTCTGCTTCAAGTAGTTCTCTCTCTTCAGCATTGCAAATCTGGCCTCTGTCCTGGAGATAGTGACTCACTGgtatcaaaacaaaacagacaagtGAGGTTTGCAGtcgtccccccctccccaagtgCTTGTGGAGGTTTCTGTTTCTCTAAGCAGAGTCAAAATGTGCTTGGCTTGTTCAGAGAGCTGTTCTGTAATGGGATAAACATGCAGATGCTGTTGTCTGTTTAGTGTTTGGCTTGAAGATGATAAACACTGCCCCAGTGGCAGCCCTCAGTGGGGCTATGCCAGGAAGCGTGGTAAGATCTGTCCTCCGGGAGCCTGCTAGGCTGGTGCTCTCGGCtgctggccaggagcagcccctggTGAGCTGGCACTGCTGAAGTCCTCCTGGTCCTCGGCTGCGGGCTGAGAGGGTATCGCTGTGTTGGCAgcatggcagggctgggagaggggggtggcaggggctgtgcagccaggcaggagtCTCTCTCACCTTGCAGGAGGCCTGGAGACTGAAGCAGGCTGTCATCACGTGCGGGTTGGATGGGTCTGCCTGCCCTGGCAAGTGTGATGTACTCTTTGGCAGAGCAGCCCGGAGATGAGCGATGAGTGGAGTAAACTGAGTGGGTGCAGAGCACTGCAAGCCTGGAGAATATCTGCAGGTGGTGAAGTTACCAGATCTCTCAGCGAGcgctccctctccctctgccagcGCTAGCTTTCAGCAGTGTGCAGGAGGGGTGTCTGCAGCCCTTGGCCCGGGCTGGGAAGAGATTGTCTCACCTGGCAGTTGTGTATCTGGTGCTGCAATAATTGTGGCTTCCTAGTGCTGACACACTGGCTGCTTGGGGCAGTGGTTTGTGGCCTGTCCTGGGACATCAGGGTGTTGACAGGTGCTGTAGAAAAGCACAGCCTGAGTGAGttccagggtttttttgctctccGCGTATTTCTAAATTCTTAGACCTGTTAACAGATGAGTTTCCAAGGTGCTCAATCATTGGGTCCCAGTCTGTCTCTGTGTTCACAAATGCTTCTGTCAGCCCTGTGTCTACGCTGACCTCTCCAGCAGCTCTACGATGTAGCTGCTCTGATGCTGTCTCTGAACCTTGCCCATATTTTGGCACAAGGCTTCCCAGCTCCTATTGATTCCCCAAGCTGGGGGGAGGTCTTGCTTAAATGAGAGGCTTCCTTGGAATGGAGGTCTCTGGGTTGCGGTGCTTCTTCTGCCCTCAGGCTCCTGTCCAGCCAGTGTCTCGGCCTCACTAAGGAATTGCTGTTCTAAGCGCTCTTAGTCCTGCATGCTCGTGAGGTAAAACACGCTCGGGCTTCCTGTCAAAAGCACATTGCTGGATGCAGCAGTATGTCTCCAGCAGCTCAGTCCAGACAGTAAGTGAAGCCCCTTCAATCTTGACATGCCAAGGATAGAGTGAGTGTTAGTAACAGCTGTGTTAGggtaaaacaaaacccagcttgAGCTGAAACTGCATTTAAACTCCTAAACAACACCTGTACTAATACCACATTTCTGggcttgtgtttcttttttgttaagaGGTTAACAGAACAGCCTGGGCATGTTCCCAACCTGAGCCAAGCTGCTAGAGCTGGGTTGCCTGAAAAAGCAGTGGGAAGCACCTTGAAAAGCCAGGCCTCAGAAAGTGGGAGCAGTGACTCGTCTGACAGCGAAGAGGAGTCCCCTGTGGCACAGACACAGCCTCCGCAAGCTGGTAAGTCTGGTAGTGGCCAGGATCCCTCACTTGCATCTTCATGGGTTTCCTTCTGTCCCACGGAACAGCCCAGCCTATTGTGATAGCTCCTGCCTTGGAGAGCAGCTCTTTGTCGTGGTGACAATCTCCTATGCTTTTCCTGCAGTGAAGACCAATGCTGCACCCCAGCCAACCAACGTGAAGAAGGCACCGGCTCCAGCGGCACCCCCTCCACCTGTGGGCAGCAGCGATGATTCCAGCGAGGAGTCAGattcagaggaagaaatagTCCCCCCTTCGCAGGTAAGGAGCCGCTGACCCGCTGGGTGTGGACACTGTTAGCCCCGTGTGCTCGGGAGGTCTCAGGACCTGGGAGGTGGTAGTTGGGTGGGTGATgagtgctgcagagaggagccctCCTGTTGGCTGGGTCAGGTTTTCTTGGCAGCATCGCTGGGTCTTGCTGACCCTGGCTCTGGGTGCACGTCTTGGCTGCAGCAAGGTTGCAGTGTGTGAGAGCAGTGGAAGGTGTGAATGTTTTGGCAGGAACATGAGTAGATGCACGAGCCCAGGCCTCCTCTGGGACTCTGTCCCCTTTGACCTACTCCAGGGAGTTAGACTGCAAAAGCAGCCAGTTCCTTGCAGACAGTGTCTTTCCATGAGCTGGGTAGCTCCAAGGCAACCCGCCTCCTCTTTCCTCCCAAACCCTGGGTGTAGGGTGCGGCTGGAGCTCTCTGGACTCCCCCTCCACGAGCCTTGGGAGGCTGGAAGGATCTGCCCTGAAGGGTAGCATGATGGTcgtgctgcttttcagctggagGAGCCAGACTCCTGCCCTTGGAGGAGGGAGGTGACCCCCCATATCTGTGCAGAGACACCGCTGAGTGTCGTGGAGCCAATCCCAACTCTTTCACCTGAGTCTCTTCGTGCCTCTGTGTCTGAGCTCCCTGGGGCCTGAGCTGCCTTGGTAGGAAGCTGGCTTGGGTGTCTCTgcacctctgctgcagcctgagaAAGAAACCACGGGAAGAAGCCTTGTGGCTGCTGTTCCTGCATGGTGGTGGCTTGGCTGATGCTCTTAGCCCAGGGCTAAGTGGCCAAGTGCATTTCTTGTCCCGCACGTGTGTGTCCGCTGTCTGGCCAGTGCTcttgcagggagagggggaTAACGTGCACTCAAGGAAACCCTTCCCCATGTTGGCCTGATGCTGTGGCCAGTGGAAAGGCTGTCTCCCGCCCGAGCTGGTGGGCCGGCAGCCAGCCTGAGCAGTCCTCAATTAAAGTGTGTTTATAGTACCGAGATTGTATAAAATAACGCAGTTGCTGTAACTTGAGCTTTGTGCAAGACGGCTGAGAGCTCACGTCGGATTGGCGGCTCTGCGTGGTGGAGCGTTGCCTTCTTTTCTGAAGGCCAGATGTTGTGTGAGGGAAATGTCAGCCCACAAAGGCCCAGCTTGTCAGAGATCCGGAGAGGGAGGGCTGCTCACGTAGCCTTGTTTGTAATACAAACCAGGAGGCTGAGTGCTCCTTCATCGCTcttgctccctcctctgctggCATTTGTGCCTTGGACCTGATGTCAGTGTCTGATTTCCATGCCCCTGgctcttctatttttaatccCTCTTACGTTTAGTTTGACAGGAGGTTTCAAATGTGAGGCAACAGAATTGCTTCTCGTTAATTTGCTCTCTAATCTGGGGCTCGCTTGTGGACCTGAAGGCAGATTTGCCCTGTGGTTGGTGTCTTTGCTTTATCTCTGTTGCCAGTTAACTCTTGATCTGTGATTTTTAGAACGTAGGAGCCATCCTGGAGTCCAAGTGCCTGCTTTGCAAAGTAGGATTTGCAACTGCAGTCTTGCTAGTACTGCACTGGATAGGGATCTCAGAGCCTGCAAGCACATCACAttttgcctgcctgccctcaggATGGGTGCCTTTGGGGCACCAAGCTAATGCTTTAGGCACTCCCAGGATGCTGACCCTTACTTCTCTGCTCCTCGTTATGCCATAGGCCCTGCTCTGAGGCTCTTAGGAGACAGCACTGGCCtgtaaagggaggaaaaaaataaatatgagccttggtgctgtgctgaAAATGGTGGAAGGGCTCAGGACTTAGTGGTGGATTGGTGTACGCTTCTGTCTTCTTCCCTCCAAGTTGTGCTCTgtcctgattttctttctcatctatTTTAGAGTCTGTCCCAGCAGAACGTCAAAGCAACCAAGGTTTCGAGTGCAGTGGCTGCCAAAGCTAATGCCACGCTGCCTTTGGGGAAGGGGATAAAGGCGCCTGCTGTCCTTCCAGTTAGCAGAGTGTCTGAGAGCTCGAGTAGCGATTCCTCGGAGCACGACGTACTGGCAGGAGAGGTAATGACGGAGGAGACTAAAGTGAGGAGCTTCCCTGGGGAGAGTGGGCAGATGGGTGTGCtggagtctgaggctgctgcaGTGTCTCCAGCTGAGGGAGCATGTTCGTGTAGGGGGCGAGAGGGGGGCTGCTCTGTTTTAACCACTGTTATCGCACCATAAGGTGAGGCAGATGAGCAGAGGGGGTAGCCCTGATACCTTTGCTgttcctgcctcccagctggctggcaggtttcttcctccttttgtgATAGTAGTGCACTGTACAGTCAGGAGTTATCTGCTTGGCCACAGCTGCCTGCTTCATCTGTGGACCAAGGGGAGCTAGGGGGCTCTGCACCGTGCATGAGAGGTTCTTGGGCTAACCTTGACATGAACTGGAGCAGCACGGCTGAAGAAGGGCTGAGGTGGTCCAAGCCCGTCTGCTTTGGGCTGCCTCCTATAGTTCATGGGTATAAGCAGTTATTCCTCCTTCCAGATGCATTTTGTCTTCCTCTCCCTAGGATCCCTCTCCTCCTTGCCTAAAGCAAACGGTTCCTGTGGGAAAAGTTCCTCCAGCCAACACTGCTGCTCCGCAGGCTGCTTCGCTCCTGGGAAGTCCCACCACCAAACTGAAGAAGCCAGGCCCACAGCCAGCGCAGGACGCCCGGCTGAGCCAGGCTGCACCGCCCGCCCAGGCAGAGGATACCTCAGACAGTAGCAGTTCCTCAGATAGTGACGAGGAGACACCCAAGCAGCCCCCCAAACCTGGTCAGTTCTCCCAAGAAAATGCTCTCAGTGCTGCCAGCCAGGCCAGGGTGGGGACAGCATTTTGTTATCCCGTGAGAGGTGTCACCTTCACGTTACGGTTGGAGAGGGgttcctcctctccagctgggCAGAGCGCTCCCCTTTCTTTGGAGACAGAATGCCCTTTGGCAGTAGCTGTGCTGGGTAGGTGAGCTCAGCCCCAGGCGGCAGTGATGGGTTTAATGGAATGAactctgctcctccagcaggCTCACTGCAGAAACCAGGGGGGACCCAGCCGGCCCACAGCTCCTCCTCGGAGTCCagtgaagaggaggaggcagcgtcACAGGTATGGTACCTGAGCAGGCTGGGATCCTCTCGGGTCTTGCAACTGGCACATAAGTAGGACAGAGAGAGGATTGCATTCTCAGCCATAGCCAATGGGGTGCTGAGTGGGTTTGCCAGCACAGAAGTGGGGGCTCCCCAGTGCAGTGCTGTGAGCAGCGCCTTTTGGTGGGGGCAGAATGCTTCCCCAGGCAGCCAGGCCTTGGGTCCAGGGCTCACAGTGCCTTCCcaggggaagggatgggaggaGGTGGTGCCTTGCAAGGGTTAAACCAGGAGAACTGGTACACAGTGCCAAtagcagcaggatttttttttccccctttttatttGTAACTTTACCCGTGTCCAAGCCATTAAATTCCCTTTGTAAGTAACATGCAGGGCGTGCAGCACATCTGCGGTGCATTAGCTGTGCGTGGGTGCATGCTAATGGCCAAGAGCCTCCCCCAAGCCTGCTTTACTGGGCAAGAATAAAGAGGAGACCCTCTCCCCATCAGCTCTTGCTGCTGTAAGCTCAGCCAGTGACTGTCAGTGCTGGCACCCTCTCCTGGCAGCCCTAGCCTCTACAGGGCTGGCTGAGCCGTGCAGGATCATTCCATGGGTGGCCAAAGGTGGGTCCTTCACTTAGGGTATGCGGGCATTAGCAGCGGAGACAGATCTACATGTCTGGTGTGTGGGAGGCTGCCCTGCTGTGACTTATCAGTGTGTCTGTGCTGTTTCAGTCCCTCCTCACAGGCTATCTGGGCCTCTCCAggaccccagcagcaccccaggcaCCAAAGACGGTTCCCCCTCAGCCAGTAGGCAAAGCGGGGCAAGGAAAAGCAGCCGTGACTGCTGCGAACTCCCTCACCAAAGCCCCCGTGAAGGCAGCCCCAGCTGACAGCTCCAGCAGCGACAGCAGTGACTCCGACACGGACGTCGACCAGGTGACTGCAAACCACAAAGCAGGTGGGTCTCCTGCGGCGAGGTCGGGAATCCGCTTGGCCTGGGAGCAAAGCTGTGCTGGCATGGGAGGGTGATGCTGGGATGGGGCCCTCTTCCCAGCACGTCTCCACCGCAGAGCCCAGCAGCGTGGAGTGCTGCTGCCGTCTGCTGGCTTCCCCTGGCCACGACACAGCCCTCTTCTTGAACGCCCCTCCTGCGCTGGCTGGCTGGTGAGGCGCTCTGCCTTTGCCTCTTCCAAATTCTGCTTTAACTGCAATAATTAATGGAATTAATGGGAGCAGGTAGGGCTCTCCCTGAAACCTATGTGCACTGCATTGGTGTGCTGCGGTAGTGATGGCTTCTACAGAAGGTTTAAACACTGGCTGAAGAACATCTGGTATTCAAGCCTCCCCTTGGTCTTTTTGGGCTCTGTAGCATGTctggagggcagaggaggggaagcaAGTGGGGAGACctatagaaaaattaaaagtccTGCCATTCCTCTATTGCCCTGGTTTGTTGGCAAATTGTAAAACTCAAAGCTGGTCTGGCTGTGAGCTCTGGCCCACTCTGGAGGCTCAGATGGGTCTATTGGCCCCTCAGGCACATCGTTCAGTTGTGCAAAGGTCAGAACTATGTATAGGCTCAAGAATGCCCAGGTGCTGGAGGAAAGGCCACTGGTGATGGTTAAACGGGGTGGCCTGGATACCCCCTCCACCTTGGGAAGTCCCTGGCTTACGGGGGTGGTGTCCTGGGGAGGGACTGCTCTACCTATGCTCACCCATCCTGTGCTACAGTATTCTCTTGTCTAGTCCCTGCTCTCCATGGATGTAGCCAAAGCTGTTGTGGCTGTTGTCCCCCACTTCCCTCACCAGATACCTGATCTCAGGCTGAAGCATTTTCTCTGGCTCTACTGTAGCTGTGGTGGCCAgcaggttttgcttttgaacCGGATGCTCTTCTTCAAATGCATATTTCAGTCCTTCAGTAACTCTGTGGTCTATGTAACGAATGCTCCCTGAGTTGTCTTCTCTCTCGTCattgtttctgcagaaaacaaccCCCCTCCAGGGCAGGAAGCCACAGGAGCCTCCAACAATGAGAAGGTGGCAGGAAAAACAGAGCCAGATCATGCCAGCCTTAAACCTTCCCCAGTCAAGAAAGCTCAGGCTGTGAAAGAGAATGATGTTGGGACAAAAGGGGCACAAGTGACCCCAGCATCACACACACCGTTCTCCATCCCACAATCAGAAGAGTCAAGCTCGGGGAGTGAAACAGAGGTCACCGCTACTGCCAAAGTTCCTGCAGTGCAAACACTGGGAGGatcagaagagaagaagaagaagaaaaaaaaagagaaaaaagaaaagaaggaaaagaagaaatcatcCTCCACGACAGACAAGGCTGTGAAAACATCTAAGAGCAAAGACAAAGAGaataagaagcagaaaacatctCAGAAGCGGAAACTGCCAGGAGAGGATGAGGCTGTTGGGCAGCCCAAGGAGAAGAAGCGGAAAGGGCAAGCTAATGAAGAAGtacccaaaaagaaaaagaagaaagcagctggTGACCTGGAGAAGTTGCCaggcagcaaggaaaagaaaaaatcagctAAAAGTAAGCATTCCTCACTTGGGGCTGCATTTGCAATGGGTTCTTGCAGCTGCTGCACATTCAGCCTCTGGTGCAGGGCCTTGTAAGTAGCACCCACTTTCCCGTTAGCTTCCTGCTTGGCTGCTTCCCTCTTGGCCCACCCAAAGCCAATGCCAGATTTTTATACCCCGCttcagtgtttttctgcagtcttAGCACCACGTCATGTTGCAGACAGCAAGCTGGGCTctcctgcccctctgtcctgcatCCAGCACAGTGTGAACTGCGTTAATACTCATGCTGATCCTTGCTGCTTGCAGAGCAAGCTGATGTCCCTGTGCGTCTTCTATGGCATGACCTGTCCCTCCAGggctttctcctttcctggcCTTTGCCCTGGCTGGAAGCAGCTGTCTAGTTGTGGGCTGGCAAAGGGTTGAGGTGAGTCTGCATTGAACCTCCCGAGGCCTCTTTGCCCTCCCCGCGTGACCTGCCTGTCTGCGCTGGGCTTGGGAGAGTTCTCACGAGTTGTTGTAAGCCACGAGGCCTGCGTTCCGCCTGCTGCGCTCTGCCTGGTGACCTGCACTGCCTCTGTAGTGCGGAACAGCTCTGCTAACCCACCTGGCTGCCCTGGCTCCTCTGCAGCAAACACAATGCGTGCTGGTGGAGAGCTAAGGTGAAATGTGGCTGGGGAAGGCGGGCAGAACGTCCCTGACATGCTGTGGGCATGGCAGAGGAAGCCCAGCGTTCACATGCGCAGGGCTTTGTGTTAGTCAGAGCTTCCTGAGCACGGCCCCTTGCTGCCAGCCTCTTTAAAAGAGATCAGCCTTGAAATCTGTGCTCTCATCTGCCATGTCAGCCACTGCTGTTCCCTGTGGGGTGACAGTGCCCCTTCCTGACCCTGCCTGAGCAGTGTCTGTGCTGCAACACGGTGAGCAGTTCATTCAAGAGATTTTACTCAGGGCTATTACTGCTGCTTTCAAGCCCCTGGAGAAAGAGGACAATGGTACCAACCTCCTGCTTGTTGCTTCCAATTAAGAGTGTTTCCTGCTCTTGTCTGCACGCCTCTCTGTAATGCTCCATTTGCTGCCCTAATgcaaaggcaatttttttctttggagcaCAGACCGCATTTGCGAATCTGAGCTGGTTCTGTGCTGGATCTTGTCTTGGGgagtttttttgggtggttttttctgggttggttgtttgtttgtttaaaaaaaaaaagggagatggAATGAGTAGGCCAGATCTGCCAGggtttctgttctgcagagatGCAGCCCTTCTTTTTGGAGGAGACAGACTTGACCATCAGCCCTTGCATGGGCTGTTGCACAGGGGTGAGCTGGAGCCTCTCGGAGCAGTTGGGCTGAGCTGAACCTTGTGTCCATCCTTGTGTTTGTAACTCCCCTTGCTCTGATTTCTGGCATGCACCCAGCTACTCCAGTGCTAAAGCGGTTCCTCGGAGTGGgtgggcagcaggaggtggGTCCTATGTAATTCTGCCCACACATGTGCATGGATGGTGGGATCAAACCGCTCTGGCTCAGAGGTACTGGGGAaacagccctgggcacagctgccttgcagcagggctctgcccttgCCCAGTTACTGTTCTGGAAAGCTTGCTCAGGTTCAGATGTGATCAAAATCTTACTGGAGATGCTCCTACCGCTCTGTGCTCCATCTCACAGGCTGGCAATACCAGAGTCCCTCTCTTAGTTGACtttgctttccctctcccagaaaaaaagactggaaaagaaaagaagaagagcAAAAAGGTTTCTTCGGAAGGAGAGCCTATAGCAGGTGGCTCTGCTGAGGTtcacaagaagaagaagaaggtaTGTGCAAGACCCTGGGATGGGGTACCGGGGGAAGAGTGGTTCTAAAGCATGGTTGTGATGCTCATCCCTGCAGCATGCCAGGCTGGAGAGGAACAGAGCCGTGTCCTGGCCTTGCTGGCAGTACAGAGGAGGCCACAGTTAATTGCGGCTAGTCTTGGGATTGAGGTGGCTCGAAGAAGGGCTTGTTCCTGTATCACTCCCCCAGGGGAGATCCTTTCCCTGGACGGGTCAAACCTACCTTGTGGTGGCAGAGAACCTGCCTGGGGAGTAAGTGCTCTTCTTCAGCTGTCTGCTCATAAAgttgttttcagcagaaatgggAGCTCCTGAGGGCTTGGCAGGCTACTGCATCCCATCCccggggctgggaagggggggcagagggaggctaGGGTGTTCCTTGTGATGGATATGTGCCTGTAGAGATGGTAGCCAAGAAGCCTCTGTGGCTTGTGGCTTTGCTGGGTCCTTCATGTTTGTGCTGCAGAtgacactgatttatttttcacccttttctttttagaagaagaaaacagctgagCCTGAAGGATTGTGAGAAGGTACATGGCCTGTGGGGACTCTCGGTACCTCTGAACGGCGGTAACCTTGGCCGAATTCAGTACTCCCGGGCCAGTCTTGGGAAGACGGTGTGCCCTCTAAATGCTCGCTGAGTCAGCCTGGCCTTAGATTAGAGGGCCAGGGAGTGGAGCGGTGTAAGGAAAGTCATGCAGCAGTGTGCTGGCTTCTCTGGATGTGTTTGACCTCAACTCTTTAGCTGCTGAGAACTGGATGTCCAGCCTAGACATTGCTGTCCTCTGTCATCAGCAGAGATAAGCGGCCTCTGGCAGTGTCTGTCTGTCCCTGCTGACCATAGGGAGCTTGGAAAAGTAATGTGGATTAGATGGTGATGTTGTAGCCACCTGGAAGCGGACCAGATGACTCTGCCCTTGCTCTGCTCAGCTCTAAGGCTGTTGTCCTCCTCCCCGTCCCTAACTCTTTTAACTCCTCTCCCCAAAGGTACCGCATCCCTGTGATTAAGGATTTATGGGTGAAGATcaaacagaagagaggaaatggaAGCTCATCAGGAGaattccaactttttttttcttttaaataataatttataactTCTTTTAACTGTGACTTTTAGAGCAGAGCAGCGTAACTTTCTgactcctcctgccctgctggggcCCAGAGACGCATTTATTGCCCTTCCTGACGGCTCGCCTGTTGCACAAGAACTGAACTGAAGGAGGCAGTTTGACTAGAGAAGAGCCAGCTTGCATCAACTGCTTTCCTCATAGTTGACACCCAGCCATCTCTTTCTCACCACAGAGctatatttttaagagaaacttttacccttctttttttttttttcttcctttctgtgatTTGTGGTGTCAGTCCTTTTGCTACTATGGAAGAGAGCTCTTGGGTTTACTTTTTATTCTAACACTGACGGCAGTGATATCGTGTCCCTGCAGTTGCACTGAACAACTGTGTCCAGCAGCTGTTCTCAGCCAAGGCGGCGtaatttttttgtgggttttttta
This DNA window, taken from Grus americana isolate bGruAme1 chromosome 14, bGruAme1.mat, whole genome shotgun sequence, encodes the following:
- the TCOF1 gene encoding treacle protein isoform X4: MAADGCGGRELLALIHQHLLRGGYARAARELQAQSGQKLLPSLSASLEDIFTHWEKTPSNSRRRKVSDDEAAIPEKIRVPDPVSSSESSEKEEDEKEKAKAANTASLSLATNSGVNVESSEDDDSSSEEETPAGKSAVTVTPAVVSGKAANSLHSPTKPAAPASKVAVLSAANRTVVSNKQQLNAPAASAAPAKAGQKLPGPGKPGHAATAAAKVGQNKAPVATKAPESSSSSSSSSESEEEKEVPTVKTSAPKVEPKQAAGAAESSSEESSDETSSDEELATPAVQAKPAVKTVQANATPVKSAPAAPVGLKKNAVRQTALAPNQAKPASTTVPGAAKPDDTSESSDSSDSQDEEPPSVTHTKPPSKSSQAIPSPVKPTPVAPLSGKTAPAKTVPLSQGKPAPKPAVPKQAKTTLGRTAAPTKPAESTKPVESSDSSGSEEEDLPVPVSQKRLTEQPGHVPNLSQAARAGLPEKAVGSTLKSQASESGSSDSSDSEEESPVAQTQPPQAVKTNAAPQPTNVKKAPAPAAPPPPVGSSDDSSEESDSEEEIVPPSQSLSQQNVKATKVSSAVAAKANATLPLGKGIKAPAVLPVSRVSESSSSDSSEHDVLAGEDPSPPCLKQTVPVGKVPPANTAAPQAASLLGSPTTKLKKPGPQPAQDARLSQAAPPAQAEDTSDSSSSSDSDEETPKQPPKPAGSLQKPGGTQPAHSSSSESSEEEEAASQSLLTGYLGLSRTPAAPQAPKTVPPQPVGKAGQGKAAVTAANSLTKAPVKAAPADSSSSDSSDSDTDVDQVTANHKAENNPPPGQEATGASNNEKVAGKTEPDHASLKPSPVKKAQAVKENDVGTKGAQVTPASHTPFSIPQSEESSSGSETEVTATAKVPAVQTLGGSEEKKKKKKKEKKEKKEKKKSSSTTDKAVKTSKSKDKENKKQKTSQKRKLPGEDEAVGQPKEKKRKGQANEEVPKKKKKKAAGDLEKLPGSKEKKKSAKKKRLEKKRRRAKRFLRKESL
- the TCOF1 gene encoding treacle protein isoform X6, with the translated sequence MAADGCGGRELLALIHQHLLRGGYARAARELQAQSGQKLLPSLSASLEDIFTHWEKTPSNSRRRKVSDDEAAIPEKIRVPDPVSSSESSEKEEDEKEKAKAANTASLSLATNSGVNVESSEDDDSSSEEETPAGKSAVTVTPAVVSGKAANSLHSPTKPAAPASKVAVLSAANRTVVSNKQQLNAPAASAAPAKAGQKLPGPGKPGHAATAAAKVGQNKAPVATKAPESSSSSSSSSESEEEKEVPTVKTSAPKVEPKQAAGAAESSSEESSDETSSDEELATPAVQAKPAVKTVQANATPVKSAPAAPVGLKKNAVRQTALAPNQAKPASTTVPGAAKPDDTSESSDSSDSQDEEPPSVTHTKPPSKSSQAIPSPVKPTPVAPLSGKTAPAKTVPLSQGKPAPKPAVPKQAKTTLGRTAAPTKPAESTKPVESSDSSGSEEEDLPVPVSQKRLTEQPGHVPNLSQAARAGLPEKAVGSTLKSQASESGSSDSSDSEEESPVAQTQPPQAVKTNAAPQPTNVKKAPAPAAPPPPVGSSDDSSEESDSEEEIVPPSQDPSPPCLKQTVPVGKVPPANTAAPQAASLLGSPTTKLKKPGPQPAQDARLSQAAPPAQAEDTSDSSSSSDSDEETPKQPPKPGSLQKPGGTQPAHSSSSESSEEEEAASQSLLTGYLGLSRTPAAPQAPKTVPPQPVGKAGQGKAAVTAANSLTKAPVKAAPADSSSSDSSDSDTDVDQVTANHKAENNPPPGQEATGASNNEKVAGKTEPDHASLKPSPVKKAQAVKENDVGTKGAQVTPASHTPFSIPQSEESSSGSETEVTATAKVPAVQTLGGSEEKKKKKKKEKKEKKEKKKSSSTTDKAVKTSKSKDKENKKQKTSQKRKLPGEDEAVGQPKEKKRKGQANEEVPKKKKKKAAGDLEKLPGSKEKKKSAKKKKTGKEKKKSKKVSSEGEPIAGGSAEVHKKKKKKKKTAEPEGL